One genomic segment of Drosophila melanogaster chromosome 3L includes these proteins:
- the Srp19 gene encoding signal recognition particle 19 — protein sequence MATAVPMKKNWSPSMKHNDMERWICIYPAYINRKKTRQEGRRLPKENCVDNPSYIEIRDVLSVSNLQFLMENKKYCRENSSEMEFRGRVRVQLRNVDGTLYNNDFPTRESIMLHIASKIPQLKTRQNKSGDSYHQQSQPQSNASGSGGGGGGKKGKGKRR from the exons ATGGCGACAGCAGTTCCCATGAAAAAAAACTGGAGCCCCAGCATGAAACACAACGATATGGAGCG ATGGATTTGCATATATCCCGCCTACATCAATAGGAAAAAGACACGCCAGGAGGGTCGACGGCTGCCCAAGGAGAACTGTGTAGACAATCCCAGCTATATTGAGATTCGCGATGTGCTGTCCGTTTCCAACTTGCAGTTCCTCATGGAGAACAAGAAGTACTGTCGCGAGAACAGCAGCGAGATGGAGTTCCGTGGTCGTGTGCGCGTCCAGCTGCGTAATGTCGATGGCACTTTGTACAATAATGACTTTCCCACGCGCGAGTCCATCATGCTGCATATCGCCAGCAAGATACCGCAGCTGAAGACGCGACAGAACAAATCCGGCGACTCGTACCACCAGCAGTCGCAGCCACAGTCGAATGCATCCGGATctgggggtggtggtggcggcaaGAAGGGAAAGGGCAAGCGCCGCTAA
- the lark gene encoding lark, isoform E has protein sequence MPGAGTFKLFIGNLDEKTQATELRALFEKYGTVVECDVVKNYGFVHMETEQQGRDAIQNLNGYTLNEFAIKVEAAKSRRAPNTPTTKIFVGNLTDKTRAPEVRELFQKYGTVVECDIVRNYGFVHLDCVGDVQDAIKELNGRVVDGQPLKVQVSTSRVRPKPGMGDPEQCYRCGRSGHWSKECPRLYGSAGGGREPPSPLSAGGYRDRMYGRDPYPPPPPPPPFLRDRIMDGFRDYDYYDRRFEDSRDLYERRYQTSRMRDFPPPPISRREPMPLPPTLSGSLRSCSVSRGYDTMFSRRSPPPPRSSNGMSRYGSPTPHGYEDFSRDAFDERMISSRGMRGPSPPGRRYAPY, from the exons ATGCCCGGAGCCGGCACGTTCAAGTTATTCATCGGGAATCTTGACGAGAAGACACAGGCCACCGAGCTGCGTGCACTGTTCGAGAAGTACGGTACCGTCGTCGAGTGCGACGTGGTGAAGAACTATGGCTTCGTTCACATGGAGACGGAGCAGCAGGGTCGCGATGCCATACAGAATCTGAACGGTTATACGCTGAACGAGTTCGCCATCAAGGTGGAGGCGGCCAAGAGCCGGCGGGCGCCCAATACGCCGACCACGAAAATCTTCGTGGGAAATCTAACGGACAAGACGCGGGCGCCGGAGGTGCGGGAACTGTTTCAGAAATACGGCACCGTCGTCGAATGCGACATTGTGCGCAACTATGGTTTTGTCCATCTGGACTGTGTCGGTGATGTGCAGGACGCCATTAAGGAGCTGAACGGTCGCGTTGTCGATGGCCAGCCGCTCAAGGTTCAAGTGTCGACCAGTCGGGTCCGCCCCAAGCCGGGCATGGGCGATCCGGAGCAGTGCTATCGGTGCGGAAGATCCGGGCATTGGTCGAAAGAGTGTCCGCGACTGTACGGCAGTGCCGGAGGCGGACGCGAGCCGCCATCGCCCCTCAGCGCCGGCGGCTACAGAGATCGCATGTACGGTCGTGACCCGTAtccgccgccaccaccgccgccgccgttcCTGCGTGACCGCATCATGGATGGCTTTAGG GACTATGACTACTATGACCGCCGCTTCGAGGACTCACGCGATCTGTATGAGCGTCGCTATCAGACCTCGCGAATGCGCGACTTCCCACCGCCGCCCATCTCTCGCCGCGAACCCATGCCTCTACCGCCCACCTTAAGCGGCAGCCTGCGCTCCTGCAGCGTTTCTCGTGGATACGACACTATGTTCAGCCGGCGCTCGCCTCCGCCGCCGCGTAGCAGCAATGGAATGAGTCGCTACGG CTCGCCCACTCCACACGGTTACGAGGACTTTAGTCGCGATGCATTCGACGAACGCATGATTTCGTCGCGCGGAATGCGCGGTCCATCGCCGCCGGGTCGCAGATATGCGCCCTACTGA
- the qm gene encoding quemao, isoform A has product MEELNIILQKTKDKSTQKEQDEILLQPFTYIQQIPGKQFRSELALAFNHWLLIPGEKLAQIGDIVQMLHNSSLLIDDIEDNSILRRGVPVAHSIYGVASTINAANYALFLALEKVQQLDHPEATKVYTEQLLELHRGQGMEIYWRDSFTCPSESDYKLMTVRKTGGLFMLAIRLMQLFSSNKEDYSKLTAILGLYFQIRDDYCNLSLKEYTENKSFAEDLTEGKFGFPVIHAVRTQKQDKQVLHILRQRTHDIEVKKYCITLLEKLGSFQYTRKVLESLDAEARSEVARLGSNPYMDRLLNKLLSWKTSDSASITQSNQINHNNVSRSSPNQNTLNCN; this is encoded by the exons ATGGAAGAACTGAACATCATATTACAGAAGACCAAAGATAAATCAACGCAAAAGGAGCAGGATGAG ATTCTGCTGCAGCcctttacatacatacaacagaTTCCTGGCAAGCAATTCCGCTCTGAGTTGGCCTTGGCCTTCAATCACTGGTTGCTCATACCGGGCGAAAAGTTGGCGCAGATCGGAGACATTGTGCAGATGCTGCACAATTCCAGTTTGCT CATTGATGATATTGAAGACAATTCGATCCTTCGCAGAGGTGTGCCCGTGGCGCATTCCATCTACGGCGTGGCCAGCACCATAAATGCGGCCAACTATGCACTCTTTCTGGCGCTGGAGAAGGTGCAGCAGCTGGATCATCCGGAG GCTACCAAGGTGTACACCGAACAATTGCTGGAGCTGCACCGTGGACAGGGCATGGAGATCTATTGGCGCGACAGCTTCACGTGTCCATCCGAGTCGGATTACAAGCTGATGACTGTGCGCAAAACTGGCGGCCTCTTTATGCTGGCCATTCGCCTTATGCAGCTGTTCAGCTCCAACAAGGAGGACTATTCGAAGTTGACGGCTATATTGGGCCTGTACTTTCAGATACGCGACGACTATTGCAATCTGAGTCTGAAAGAG TACACGGAGAACAAGAGCTTCGCCGAGGACTTGACGGAGGGCAAGTTCGGCTTCCCGGTAATCCATGCGGTTCGCACCCAAAAGCAGGATAAACAGGTTCTAC ACATATTACGCCAGCGCACGCACGACATTGAGGTCAAGAAGTACTGCATCACCTTGTTGGAAAAGCTGGGCAGCTTTCAGTATACACGCAAGGTTCTGGAGTCGCTCGACGCAGAGGCTCGGTCGGAG GTGGCTCGTTTGGGTAGCAATCCGTACATGGACCGCCTGCTCAACAAGCTGCTGTCGTGGAAGACGAGCGATAGCGCCAGCATCACGCAGTCGAACCAGATCAATCACAACAACGTCTCACGCAGCAGCCCCAACCAGAACACGCTCAATTGCAATTAG
- the eco gene encoding establishment of cohesion, isoform B codes for METPTGSGRPSRMATPRLSERKRQLFGSPRSRLRQINDDEDDADVDSLGVLPLKTHVAANRKGRSLFAAVPGKSSSSANSSPETNKENKKTRGGVMTATAEQLPQLFTATMRLNSNSSSNSRNSSPRQTRVQRKRADSSMSSPTSSSEGTPSSRARNSIRRSPRTFSAQKDPDAFSSPESFQTRLSKVAAMLMKGQDSRSMLEKSKKKHNHSLKTTAQVHTTKPKKTSPAEESQSDDEKPSSSKNSRKNTEVRETRSSQIISPKTRNRRRPFTSADINCKTLKAAAHLHENMRSYDEEKTAAVKLENSRSRSKSPVEVFKSNDDAVKRNTGNTNNKTAKSSEVATAKRPESPGSSMKIDVEVPESDEEASNHKPQKRQHPETSTPVAPSADADSGSPQSKMRKVTLSSSIPTMAFYSHSGEAVTKSRRRPSISKNSLKQPTKISPTSRPLLGINKGVHHKIRKRHGFANRLPATDMDNILNSLSNERLKNLITTKREERAKVEEVHQILRNAKDPIKMAKPLSVIEADDANNNNNLPATAWQETSADFSDLSDVEDIDPIIEVEPIIPIIRHEPVQKSPTAEPADLSKRKFFKSGRRSSTCMEVRITDNIRASVSQGKIELVQTIRRKPRQVRVKSATIFSAEQATVDAILKNLDDTVVDEIVEANPVVQATPIDAEETTMETESLPDIIEYAPEANDVEIDPFAEFRQRLPYQTDDPNVVEQQQILLEFLISNNICTEKNFEIFIANPDDYKDEANQIVDNLYMVVNSEEAAQLAQMETVENTAVAIAPKQDAPAVEEVQPKLFPIFTQRLQPVVQKSLRRRPDTSMRLLTAAGGSNQYQIDAGQKAFGARQCQQCGLVYTVHEPEEELLHREYHNSIHVLRFKGWIDEDIVSVYPEWASDGRIIRINERAPTARLDRLRDLIGVVDKELGYSSYIVPKIFVAFIAVRKQQIVGFCLVQPLSQAHRFIQVDGTDYFSEESYPASCGVSRIWVSPLQRRSGIASKLLRVVQCHTVLGQEIARECIAFSTPTDDGRALARQFTGLDNFLTYDQ; via the exons ATGGAGACCCCGACGGGTAGTGGGCGTCCCAGTCGCATGGCCACTCCGCGCCTTTCGGAGCGCAAGCGGCAACTGTTTGGCAGTCCCAGATCCAGGCTGCGCCAAATCaacgacgacgaggatgatGCGGACGTAGACAGTCTGGGTGTCTTGCCATTAAAGACCCATGTGGCGGCCAACAGGAAGGGCAGGAGTCTCTTCGCCGCAGTCCCCGGCAAGTCAAGCAGCAGTGCGAACAGCAGCCCGGAAACCAACAAGGAGAACAAAAAAACCCGTGGCGGAGTCATGACTGCCACGGCGGAGCAGCTGCCCCAATTGTTTACAGCCACCATGCGGCTaaatagcaacagcagcagcaatagtCGCAACAGCAGCCCCCGTCAGACGAGGGTCCAAAGAAAGCGAGCGGATTCTTCAATGTCGTCGCCCACCTCTTCCTCTGAAGGAACTCCTTCTTCCAGAGCCAGAAATAGCATCAGACGCAGTCCACGAACCTTCAGTGCGCAAAAGGATCCAGATGCGTTCTCCTCGCCAGAATCTTTTCAGACTAGGCTAAGCAAGGTGGCAGCTATGCTAATGAAGGGTCAGGATTCAAGATCAATGTTAGAAAAATCAAAGAAGAAACACAACCACAGCCTAAAGACCACTGCCCAAGTGCATACAACTAAACCGAAGAAAACGAGCCCAGCTGAAGAGTCCCAGTCGGACGACGAGAAACCTTCTAGCAGTAAGAACTCCAGGAAGAATACAGAAGTTCGTGAAACAAGGAGCTCGCAAATCATCAGTCCAAAAACCAGGAATAGGCGAAGACCCTTCACGTCGGCGGATATAAACTGCAAGACGCTGAAGGCTGCTGCCCATCTACATGAGAACATGAGGTCGTATGATGAagaaaaaacagcagcagttaAGCTAGAAAACAGCAGAAGCAGATCCAAGTCCCCGGTAGAAGTGTTCAAGTCAAATGACGATGCAGTAAAACGAAACACAGGAAACACCAACAATAAAACAGCGAAATCTTCCGAAGTTGCCACAGCAAAAAGGCCAGAAAGCCCAGGAAGTAGTATGAAGATTGATGTCGAAGTGCCCGAATCGGACGAAGAAGCATCCAATCATAAGCCTCAAAAGCGACAGCACCCAGAAACGTCCACCCCGGTTGCTCCTTCAGCGGACGCCGACTCTGGTTCGCCGCAGAGCAAGATGCGCAAGGTGACGCTGAGCAGCAGCATTCCCACCATGGCCTTCTATTCCCACAGTGGAGAAGCGGTCACAAAGTCAAGAAGGCGGCCGTCCATATCCAAGAATTCGCTTAAACAACCAACGAAAATCTCGCCAACCTCCCGTCCACTATTGGGCATTAATAAGGGAGTTCACCACAAAATACGCAAGCGTCACGGTTTTGCCAACCGACTGCCAGCCACCGATATGGACAACATTCTCAACTCGCTGAGCAACGAACGGCTCAAGAACCTGATCACCACCAAGCGTGAAGAGCGCGCCAAAGTGGAGGAAGTCCACCAGATTCTCCGTAATGCCAAGGACCCGATCAAAATGGCCAAACCATTGAGTGTGATTGAAGCCGACGATgctaacaacaataacaatctGCCAGCAACCGCATGGCAAGAAACTTCCGCCGATTTCTCCGATCTTAGTGATGTCGAAGACATTGATCCCATCATCGAGGTGGAGCCTATCATACCAATAATTCGCCACGAGCCGGTCCAGAAATCCCCAACCGCCGAGCCAGCCGATCTAAGCAAACGAAAGTTCTTCAAATCGGGCCGCCGTAGTAGCACCTGCATGGAGGTGAGAATCACGGACAACATCCGGGCCAGCGTCAGCCAGGGCAAGATTGAACTCGTCCAAACGATACGCCGTAAGCCGCGGCAAGTGCGCGTCAAGTCGGCCACGATATTTTCCGCCGAGCAGGCGACTGTGGATGCGATCCTAAAGAATCTGGACGATACGGTGGTTGATGAGATTGTAGAAGCGAATCCGGTGGTACAGGCAACGCCCATTGATGCGGAGGAGACGACCATGGAAACGGAGTCGCTACCGGATATAATTGAGTATGCCCCAGAGGCGAACGATGTGGAAATTGATCCCTTTGCTGAGTTCCGTCAACGTTTGCCATACCAAACCGATGATCCCAATGTCGTGGAGCAACAGCAAATTTTACTAGAGTTTCTCATTAGCAACAATATTTGCACCGAAAAGAACTTTGAGATATTTATTGCAAATCCGGATGACTACAAGGACGAGGCCAATCAAATTGTGGACAATTTATACATGGTGGTGAACAGCGAGGAGGCTGCGCAGCTTGCTCAGATGGAAACAGTGGAAAATACAGCGGTGGCCATTGCACCAAAACAGGATGCGCCAGCAGTAGAGGAAGTTCAGCCAAAGCTTTTCCCCATATTCACTCAACGCTTACAGCCCGTTGTCCAGAAATCGTTGCGGCGTCGGCCGGATACATCGATGAGATTGCTAACGGCGGCGGGTGGATCGAATCAGTACCAGATCGATGCTGGTCAAAAGGCCTTCGGAGCACGGCAGTGCCAGCAGTGCGGATTGGTGTACACCGTGCACGAgccggaggaggagctgctTCATCGCGAGTACCACAATTCCATCCATGTGCTGCGCTTCAAGGGCTGGATCGACGAGGACATTGTGTCCGTTTATCCAGAATGGGCCAGCGACGGGCGCATCATACGGATCAACGAACGCGCTCCGACAGCTCGGCTCGACAGACTGCGGGATCTCATTGGTGTGGTGGACAAAGAGCTGGGCTATTCCTCGTACATTGTGCCAAAGATCTTTGTAGCCTTCATAGCAGTGCGCAAGCAGCAGATCGTAGGCTTCTGCCTGGTGCAGCCCCTCTCGCAGGCCCATCGTTTCATCCAGGTCGATGGCACGGACTACTTCAGCGAGGAAAGCTACCCGGCCAG CTGCGGCGTCTCACGCATCTGGGTTTCTCCGCTGCAGCGACGCAGCGGGATCGCCAGCAAGCTGCTGCGAGTCGTCCAGTGCCACACGGTGCTCGGTCAAGAGATCGCTAGGGAGTGCATTGCCTTCAGTACGCCCACCGACGATGGTCGGGCTCTGGCACGCCAGTTCACCGGGTTGGATAACTTCCTCACCTACGACCAGTGA
- the CG14834 gene encoding uncharacterized protein: MMTEKIRKSSLSGYTVILLLAAIQFQASVVSSTTTKPPSTLATSTKASRNVNPLTESKLEKNCKALCEHCGCLGFYCGEECLCECNDDQSDTECIRTMQMNAKTLNLPFEIVIQGPSSNRFVRNAQQFEQKRDLVARSASTSMQSPRNRRSNITIYKPSTKLVIQRTANGLETPSKASEQIRHKRSVDHLEWFNDFASSLVRPSPLGTRAQKQQRASAKPSAFKRQAELEEPARREPWFLEQSASRLTRPAPLKKDALSRKNKKSPLFRKSAKSKASKEQSRKQPEREIRPLRDALQVVERIPKVLQDTVSHLSSDPRTGDVFSLNIRNEDVPQKKDRQPEDRVPRRPSATFRGFRRNEIIPEAVTLAAPMDLAPRAPLPGQRPGGLLLPWLRQRRLMRLQQAQGNL; the protein is encoded by the coding sequence ATGATGACGGAAAAGATACGGAAGAGCAGCCTCAGTGGCTATACGGTGATACTTCTACTGGCTGCTATTCAGTTCCAAGCAAGTGTAGTGTCCAGCACGACAACCAAACCGCCATCGACATTGGCCACATCCACGAAAGCTAGTCGCAATGTGAATCCCCTGACGGAGTCGAAGCTCGAGAAGAATTGCAAGGCGCTGTGTGAGCATTGCGGCTGTTTGGGCTTCTACTGCGGCGAGGAGTGCCTGTGCGAGTGTAATGACGACCAATCCGATACTGAGTGCATTCGCACCATGCAGATGAATGCCAAGACGTTGAATCTACCATTCGAAATCGTCATCCAGGGACCGAGCAGCAATCGCTTTGTGCGCAACGCACAGCAGTTCGAGCAGAAGCGAGATCTGGTGGCCAGGAGCGCCAGCACTTCAATGCAGTCGCCTCGAAATCGTCGCTCAAACATAACCATCTACAAGCCCTCCACAAAGTTGGTCATTCAACGTACGGCCAATGGCTTAGAAACGCCATCCAAGGCTTCGGAGCAGATAAGGCACAAGAGGTCCGTCGATCACCTGGAGTGGTTCAATGACTTTGCCAGTTCCTTGGTGCGTCCCTCGCCACTGGGCACTAGAGCCCAGAAGCAGCAGCGTGCATCAGCCAAGCCATCGGCATTCAAGCGTCAGGCTGAGCTGGAGGAGCCGGCTCGTCGGGAACCATGGTTCCTGGAGCAGTCAGCTTCGCGACTGACTCGCCCCGCTCCACTTAAGAAGGATGCACTCTCGCGGAAGAACAAGAAGAGTCCTTTGTTCCGAAAGAGCGCCAAGAGCAAGGCGTCCAAGGAGCAGTCGCGCAAGCAACCGGAGCGAGAGATTCGGCCACTCCGCGATGCCTTGCAGGTGGTGGAGCGGATACCCAAGGTGCTTCAAGATACGGTCAGTCATCTGTCCTCCGATCCACGCACTGGGGATGTCTTTAGCCTGAATATTAGAAACGAGGATGTGCCGCAGAAAAAGGATCGCCAGCCTGAGGATCGTGTGCCACGCAGGCCTAGCGCCACCTTCCGTGGTTTCCGGCGCAATGAGATCATCCCCGAAGCCGTCACCCTGGCTGCCCCAATGGACCTTGCCCCACGAGCTCCACTTCCCGGCCAGCGTCCAGGTGGACTCCTGCTGCCCTGGCTGAGGCAGCGGCGACTGATGCGTTTGCAGCAGGCACAGGGAAATCTGTAG
- the qm gene encoding quemao, isoform C yields the protein MEELNIILQKTKDKSTQKEQDEILLQPFTYIQQIPGKQFRSELALAFNHWLLIPGEKLAQIGDIVQMLHNSSLLGVPVAHSIYGVASTINAANYALFLALEKVQQLDHPEATKVYTEQLLELHRGQGMEIYWRDSFTCPSESDYKLMTVRKTGGLFMLAIRLMQLFSSNKEDYSKLTAILGLYFQIRDDYCNLSLKEYTENKSFAEDLTEGKFGFPVIHAVRTQKQDKQVLHILRQRTHDIEVKKYCITLLEKLGSFQYTRKVLESLDAEARSEVARLGSNPYMDRLLNKLLSWKTSDSASITQSNQINHNNVSRSSPNQNTLNCN from the exons ATGGAAGAACTGAACATCATATTACAGAAGACCAAAGATAAATCAACGCAAAAGGAGCAGGATGAG ATTCTGCTGCAGCcctttacatacatacaacagaTTCCTGGCAAGCAATTCCGCTCTGAGTTGGCCTTGGCCTTCAATCACTGGTTGCTCATACCGGGCGAAAAGTTGGCGCAGATCGGAGACATTGTGCAGATGCTGCACAATTCCAGTTTGCT AGGTGTGCCCGTGGCGCATTCCATCTACGGCGTGGCCAGCACCATAAATGCGGCCAACTATGCACTCTTTCTGGCGCTGGAGAAGGTGCAGCAGCTGGATCATCCGGAG GCTACCAAGGTGTACACCGAACAATTGCTGGAGCTGCACCGTGGACAGGGCATGGAGATCTATTGGCGCGACAGCTTCACGTGTCCATCCGAGTCGGATTACAAGCTGATGACTGTGCGCAAAACTGGCGGCCTCTTTATGCTGGCCATTCGCCTTATGCAGCTGTTCAGCTCCAACAAGGAGGACTATTCGAAGTTGACGGCTATATTGGGCCTGTACTTTCAGATACGCGACGACTATTGCAATCTGAGTCTGAAAGAG TACACGGAGAACAAGAGCTTCGCCGAGGACTTGACGGAGGGCAAGTTCGGCTTCCCGGTAATCCATGCGGTTCGCACCCAAAAGCAGGATAAACAGGTTCTAC ACATATTACGCCAGCGCACGCACGACATTGAGGTCAAGAAGTACTGCATCACCTTGTTGGAAAAGCTGGGCAGCTTTCAGTATACACGCAAGGTTCTGGAGTCGCTCGACGCAGAGGCTCGGTCGGAG GTGGCTCGTTTGGGTAGCAATCCGTACATGGACCGCCTGCTCAACAAGCTGCTGTCGTGGAAGACGAGCGATAGCGCCAGCATCACGCAGTCGAACCAGATCAATCACAACAACGTCTCACGCAGCAGCCCCAACCAGAACACGCTCAATTGCAATTAG
- the Cln7 gene encoding Cln7, isoform A, translating to MEFARRVSARFETKRLPEDVDDGLETLEEYKQRWRSVRIIYFTMFLMALGFSIILTGIWPYLNKLDPDAGKEFMGLIVAANPLGQMIFSPIFGWWGNKLGKIRLPLLLSLSLFTLASGIYSSLELRPDNVKYWMLSSRFLIGVSSANIALCRSYLSAATRISERTHAVAMVSLAQVLGFIIGPTLQAAVTPLGDQGHVWLWGKMHFNMYTASGWINVLMSIGNFMMFLPGVFEEHKIAAREVMVMQGGTSEKETWKGIKPSYLSAWTLIVAFFVLVFNFVLLETLGTSLTMDMFAWSNDEALWYMGIMMTTAAIVSLVTFVLIEPMCKIIAERYVLIWGGFSLMFLGRVLFVPWGPDPPKLAQPFNASWNLSESDPIFLGCPTTQKWCGELPALTLTQFIIGFAFTSIGYPIGVTLIQTIFSKVLGPRPQGVWMGWMTGSGCLSRVLGPVFVGSIYTRLGTFWTFGVTSAMMLVSMFWLQCSNRLLIPPTFEKTTPVELKELNKHNGSKLLDDHSPDTHNGSPPEDLSPDQPILGKHGSQHSISHA from the exons ATGGAGTTTGCCCGCCGAGTTTCCGCTCGCTTTGAAACCAAAAGACTGCCGGAGGATGTGGACGATGGCCTGGAGACGCTGGAGGAGTACAAGCAGCGCTGGCGCTCCGTCCGCATCATCTACTTTACGATGTTTCTGATGGCGCTTGGCTTCAGCATCATACTCACAGGCATTTGGCCCTACCTCAACAAG CTAGATCCCGATGCGGGCAAGGAGTTTATGGGACTGATTGTGGCCGCCAATCCGCTGGGACAAATGATCTTCAGTCCGATCTTTGGGTGGTGGGGCAACAAGCTGGGCAAGATTCGTCTGCCACTGCTGCTATCGCTGTCTCTATTCACGCTGGCCAGTGGCATATACTCCTCGCTGGAACTGCGTCCGGACAATGTGAAGTACTGGATGCTCTCCTCGCGGTTCCTCATCGGTGTCAGCTCGGCGAATATTGCCCTGTGCCGCTCCTATTTGTCCGCTGCGACACGAATCAGCGAACGCACACATGCCGTTGCAATGGTTTCGCTGGCACAGGTCCTTGGATTCATCATTGGTCCAACTCTGCAGGCGGCAGTCACACCGCTGGGAGATCAGGGACACGTCTGGCTGTGGGGCAAGATGCACTTCAACATGTACACGGCATCCGGATGGATCAATGTGCTGATGAGCATTGGAAACTTCATGATGTTCCTGCCCGGAGTGTTTGAG GAGCACAAAATTGCAGCTCGCGAGGTGATGGTGATGCAGGGCGGCACATCCGAGAAGGAGACTTGGAAAGGCATCAAGCCCAGCTATTTATCCGCATGGACTTTGATCGTCGCCTTCTTTGTTCTGGTATTCAACTTTGTGCTGTTGGAGAC TCTGGGCACATCCCTGACAATGGATATGTTCGCTTGGTCCAACGACGAGGCCCTATGGTACATGGGCATCATGATGACCACCGCAGCTATTGTCTCCCTGGTCACGTTCGTTTTGATTGAGCCCATGTGCAAGATTATAGCCGAGCGTTATGTGCTCATCTGGGGCGGATTCTCGCTGATGTTTCTCGGTCGCGTGCTCTTCGTGCCTTGGGGTCCGGATCCGCCAAAGTTGGCGCAGCCATTCAATGCCAGCTGGAACCTAAGCGAAAGCGATCCCATCTTCTTGGGCTGCCCCACAACGCAGAAATGGTGCGGCGAACTGCCGGCCTTGACCTTAACGCAGTTCATCATTGGATTTGCCTTCACATCGATAGGATATCCCATTGGGGTGACTCTCATCCAGACCATATTCTCCAAAGTTCTGGGACCTCGGCCGCAGGGCGTCTGGATGGGCTGGATGACCGGTTCGGGTTGTCTGTCCCGCGTCCTTGGTCCAGTCTTCGTGGGATCCATCTACACGCGCCTAGGTACGTTCTGGACCTTCGGCGTTACTTCGGCCATGATGCTGGTCTCCATGTTTTGGCTACAGTGCAGCAA TCGATTACTAATCCCGCCAACATTCGAAAAGACCACACCTGTCGAGCTGAAAGAACTGAACAAGCACAATGGTAGCAAGCTGCTGGACGACCACTCACCGGACACGCACAATGGTAGCCCACCGGAAGATCTGTCTCCTGATCAGCCCATTTTGGGCAAGCACGGCAGCCAGCACTCGATTTCACATGCGTAA